A DNA window from Stutzerimonas stutzeri contains the following coding sequences:
- the malT gene encoding HTH-type transcriptional regulator MalT, translating to MNASMPALLPLIPTKLAIPMLPPGLLERPRLDEWQLRLPQVRLAVLHAASGFGKTTLAAQWARGFDGRVAWLQLHASDNLALQFGRYLTQALDRQLDAGCPLSAALAEQGLVSLDALFTQLLAELPGEHEAILIVLDEFEVLHERELIAGLRFFLRHMPCWMTLLVCSRRLPELGVAELRVKHQLLLLDARQLAFEDDEVQALLELGVPVSINREQVERLNRRIGGWPCALQLALQEVQTSRGMDLFLENLLLGHPDIRDYMREQVIEGLPEDLRGFLEATCLLDRFDAALADRLTEACHGREMLERLERGGLFIQPLDSLRRWYSYHPLFAVFLQGELRTHQPQRLNQLHLRAAEALLSENLPEEAARHAVQAGDPQQVAEILQRHGRAFYRQGQLGLLQQCLETLPETVIAGSPLLTLLQAWVSQNSYQFEHVERWFKAAELALQRSCSEQDWARIVCEFNAVRAQVAMNQGDEQRAITLAQEALTCEPLIMRTSRVAAMSGLAEVHFVQGALPQAQKQYEEAERRAREINASHLVVWSLGQLSEIAIAQGHLQKAYTLQERAIQYIEQQHLRATPIVEFIYRVRGQVLLEWHQLDAAEQCALQGIQILDELGDQRWRLQSHTLLAGVAYARGQQSACADYISQMQAMLADDRYHIDWLANAHAVMLAYWDSSQDREAIRQWLISAPPVSAGANHFSQLNARNHARAHVTLGQLDSALPILRQLLTDAERHGLVMDRNRNHILLAQLHWLREERQQALDHLQRAMTLASGSGAIGSFLRVGKPIIGMLKSLLHERTLDEPEAQRATRLIQLAQQQRDFSRAIRITLDEAVIQDIINRPDVPELIRRSPLTRREWQVLSLIHAGQSNEQIADHLNVAPTTIKTHIRSLYQKLNITHRAEAVQLARDLLSKIQGD from the coding sequence ATGAATGCCTCGATGCCAGCGTTGCTACCGCTGATTCCCACCAAGCTGGCGATCCCCATGCTGCCGCCGGGCCTGCTCGAGCGCCCGCGCCTGGACGAATGGCAGCTGCGCCTGCCGCAGGTGCGTCTGGCCGTGCTGCACGCGGCCAGCGGCTTCGGCAAGACCACCCTGGCGGCGCAGTGGGCACGGGGCTTCGATGGCCGCGTCGCCTGGCTGCAGCTACATGCCAGCGACAACCTCGCGTTGCAGTTCGGTCGCTACCTGACCCAGGCGCTGGATCGCCAACTCGATGCCGGTTGCCCGTTGTCCGCCGCGCTCGCCGAGCAGGGCCTGGTGTCGCTGGATGCGTTGTTCACCCAGCTGCTGGCCGAGCTGCCAGGCGAGCACGAGGCGATCCTCATCGTGCTCGACGAGTTCGAGGTGCTGCATGAGCGCGAGCTGATTGCCGGGCTGCGTTTCTTCCTGCGCCACATGCCCTGCTGGATGACGCTGCTGGTGTGCAGCCGCCGCCTGCCGGAGCTGGGCGTGGCCGAGCTGCGAGTCAAGCACCAGCTGCTGCTGCTCGATGCCCGCCAGCTGGCCTTCGAGGATGATGAGGTGCAGGCCCTGCTGGAGCTGGGCGTGCCGGTGAGCATCAATCGCGAGCAGGTCGAGCGGCTCAACCGCCGCATCGGCGGCTGGCCCTGCGCATTGCAACTGGCGCTGCAGGAGGTGCAGACCAGCCGTGGCATGGACCTGTTCCTGGAAAACCTGCTGCTCGGCCATCCGGACATCCGCGACTACATGCGCGAGCAGGTGATCGAGGGGCTGCCCGAAGACCTGCGCGGCTTTCTCGAGGCGACCTGCCTGCTCGACCGTTTCGATGCTGCGCTGGCCGATCGCCTCACCGAAGCCTGCCACGGTCGCGAGATGCTCGAACGGCTCGAGCGCGGCGGCCTGTTCATCCAGCCACTGGACAGCCTGCGCCGCTGGTACAGCTACCATCCGTTGTTCGCCGTGTTCCTGCAGGGCGAGCTGCGCACCCATCAGCCGCAGCGGCTCAACCAGTTGCACCTGCGTGCCGCCGAGGCGTTGCTGTCCGAGAACCTGCCCGAGGAGGCCGCACGCCATGCGGTGCAGGCGGGCGACCCGCAGCAGGTCGCCGAAATCCTCCAGCGCCACGGGCGCGCCTTCTACCGCCAGGGCCAGCTCGGGCTGCTGCAGCAATGCCTGGAAACCCTGCCGGAAACGGTGATCGCCGGCTCGCCGCTGCTTACTTTGCTGCAAGCCTGGGTGTCGCAGAATTCCTATCAGTTCGAACATGTCGAACGCTGGTTCAAGGCCGCCGAACTGGCGCTACAGCGCAGCTGCTCCGAGCAGGACTGGGCGCGCATCGTCTGTGAATTCAATGCGGTGCGTGCGCAAGTCGCGATGAACCAGGGCGATGAACAGCGCGCCATCACGCTGGCCCAGGAGGCGCTGACCTGCGAGCCGTTGATCATGCGCACCTCGCGGGTGGCGGCGATGTCCGGTCTGGCCGAGGTGCATTTCGTCCAGGGCGCACTGCCACAGGCGCAGAAGCAGTACGAGGAAGCCGAGCGCCGCGCCCGCGAGATCAATGCGTCGCACCTGGTGGTCTGGAGCCTCGGCCAACTGTCGGAGATCGCCATCGCCCAGGGCCATCTGCAGAAGGCCTACACCCTGCAGGAACGGGCGATCCAGTACATCGAACAGCAGCACCTGCGGGCCACGCCCATCGTCGAGTTCATCTACCGCGTGCGCGGCCAGGTGTTGCTGGAGTGGCATCAGCTGGACGCGGCCGAACAATGCGCGCTGCAGGGCATCCAGATTCTCGACGAGCTTGGCGACCAGCGCTGGCGCCTGCAGAGCCACACGTTGCTGGCCGGCGTCGCCTACGCCCGCGGCCAGCAGAGCGCCTGTGCCGATTACATCAGTCAGATGCAGGCGATGCTCGCCGATGATCGCTACCACATCGACTGGCTGGCCAACGCCCACGCGGTGATGCTCGCCTACTGGGATTCCAGCCAGGATCGCGAGGCGATTCGCCAATGGCTGATCAGCGCACCACCGGTCAGCGCTGGCGCCAACCACTTTTCCCAGCTCAACGCACGCAACCACGCGCGCGCCCATGTGACGCTCGGCCAGCTGGACAGCGCGCTGCCAATCCTGCGTCAGCTGCTGACCGACGCCGAACGCCATGGCCTGGTGATGGATCGCAACCGCAACCACATCCTCCTGGCACAGCTGCACTGGTTGCGTGAAGAACGGCAGCAGGCGCTCGATCACCTGCAACGGGCGATGACCCTGGCCAGCGGCAGCGGTGCCATCGGCAGCTTCCTGCGGGTTGGCAAGCCGATCATCGGCATGCTCAAGAGCCTGCTGCATGAGCGCACCCTCGACGAGCCGGAAGCCCAGCGCGCCACGCGGCTGATCCAGCTGGCGCAGCAGCAGCGCGACTTCAGCCGCGCCATCCGCATCACCCTCGACGAGGCGGTGATCCAGGACATCATCAATCGCCCCGACGTCCCCGAGCTGATCCGCCGCTCACCGCTGACCCGGCGCGAGTGGCAGGTGCTGAGCCTGATCCATGCCGGGCAGTCCAACGAGCAGATCGCCGATCACCTCAACGTCGCGCCCACCACCATCAAGACGCACATCCGCAGCCTCTACCAGAAGCTCAACATCACCCACCGCGCCGAGGCCGTGCAGCTCGCGCGCGATCTGCTGAGCAAGATTCAGGGGGATTGA
- a CDS encoding glutathione S-transferase family protein translates to MKLIGRYMSPFVRRVGVSLHLLDIPFTNEPLSVLTDSLKIREYSPLGRVPALVLEDGQVLIDSNAILDYFDQLAGAKRALLPLSGPERIEAMNLLAFAVGACEKTVAAYYERDRRPEGLVWDDWYRHCEDQARGALALLDARQAERGERPLLGERMSQVDISAVVAYDFARLTLPDTLAPDGAFPHLASASQRANALPAFAQTQWKG, encoded by the coding sequence GTGAAACTGATCGGTCGCTACATGTCGCCTTTCGTCCGCCGCGTCGGCGTCAGCCTGCATCTGTTGGACATACCGTTCACCAACGAACCACTCAGTGTCCTGACGGATAGTCTGAAGATTCGCGAGTACTCGCCGCTGGGTCGAGTGCCCGCGTTGGTGCTGGAGGATGGTCAGGTGCTGATCGACAGCAATGCCATCCTCGATTATTTCGATCAGCTGGCTGGCGCCAAGCGCGCACTGCTGCCGCTATCCGGCCCTGAGCGCATCGAAGCGATGAACCTGCTGGCCTTTGCCGTCGGTGCCTGCGAGAAAACCGTGGCGGCGTATTACGAGCGCGATCGGCGGCCGGAAGGGCTGGTCTGGGACGACTGGTATCGCCATTGTGAGGATCAGGCGCGCGGTGCGCTGGCGTTGCTGGACGCACGCCAGGCTGAGCGCGGCGAGCGCCCCTTGCTGGGCGAGCGCATGAGTCAGGTGGATATCAGTGCGGTAGTCGCCTACGACTTCGCCCGCCTCACCCTGCCCGACACGCTGGCGCCGGACGGCGCCTTCCCGCATCTGGCCTCAGCGTCACAGCGCGCCAACGCCCTGCCCGCCTTCGCCCAGACCCAGTGGAAGGGCTGA
- a CDS encoding sugar O-acetyltransferase: MAMSEKQKMLAGELYYPGDPEILADQAAAKAWMVRYNAALAASPDERRTLLAERLAAVGAGAVIRPPFHCDYGYNIHLGEGAFLNFNCVILDVVAVHIGAGAQIGPAVQLYTADHPRDPEARRSGVEFGRPIHIGRNVWVGGGAIILPGVTVGDDAVIGAGSVVTRDVPAGATVVGNPARIR, from the coding sequence ATGGCGATGAGCGAGAAACAGAAGATGTTGGCCGGCGAGCTTTACTACCCCGGCGATCCGGAAATCCTTGCCGATCAGGCCGCGGCCAAAGCCTGGATGGTGCGCTACAACGCGGCGCTGGCGGCGTCGCCGGACGAGCGCCGCACACTTCTGGCCGAACGGTTGGCCGCGGTCGGTGCCGGTGCGGTGATCCGCCCGCCGTTCCACTGCGACTACGGCTACAACATCCATCTCGGCGAGGGCGCCTTCCTCAACTTCAATTGCGTGATTCTCGACGTGGTTGCGGTGCACATCGGCGCCGGCGCGCAGATTGGCCCGGCCGTGCAGCTCTACACCGCCGATCATCCGCGTGATCCCGAGGCGCGCCGATCAGGCGTCGAGTTCGGCCGGCCGATCCATATTGGCAGGAACGTCTGGGTCGGCGGCGGGGCGATCATCCTTCCTGGCGTGACGGTCGGTGACGACGCGGTAATCGGCGCGGGCAGCGTGGTTACCCGCGACGTGCCAGCCGGCGCCACGGTGGTCGGCAACCCGGCGCGGATACGCTGA